The Catenuloplanes niger genome includes a window with the following:
- a CDS encoding STAS domain-containing protein: MTAVPGGIPGTVRLICDSCGDANDQPDHLVREDELVWPVVSDAGWSGSAFAAGRHLCPACRTAPETPPVEAPSAVPAGAVVARGAGETLVAEVTGAVDRHVADTLQNAIERAPGSCANVVLDLGGVAIVDPEGLSGLVRVRQACRRRSGQVCLAAPSRFVLAVLHTMRLSGAFPCFADRSAALAWSRSSAPDTVNAAEPADGVG; encoded by the coding sequence ATGACGGCGGTGCCGGGCGGGATCCCCGGGACGGTCCGGCTCATCTGCGATTCGTGCGGCGACGCGAACGACCAGCCTGACCACTTGGTGCGGGAGGACGAACTGGTGTGGCCGGTGGTCAGCGATGCGGGTTGGTCCGGCTCCGCCTTCGCCGCCGGACGTCATCTCTGCCCGGCCTGCCGAACCGCGCCGGAGACCCCGCCGGTCGAGGCGCCATCAGCAGTACCGGCCGGTGCGGTGGTCGCCCGGGGCGCCGGCGAAACTCTCGTCGCCGAGGTGACCGGCGCTGTCGATCGGCACGTCGCGGACACATTGCAGAACGCGATCGAGCGTGCGCCTGGAAGCTGCGCGAATGTCGTGCTCGATCTGGGTGGCGTGGCGATCGTCGACCCCGAGGGCCTGTCCGGGCTCGTTCGTGTGCGTCAGGCGTGTCGGCGTCGTAGCGGGCAGGTGTGCCTGGCCGCGCCGTCGAGATTCGTCCTGGCCGTGCTGCACACCATGCGCCTCTCCGGGGCCTTTCCGTGCTTCGCCGATCGTTCCGCCGCGCTGGCGTGGAGCCGGTCGTCCGCGCCGGACACCGTGAACGCCGCCGAGCCGGCTGACGGCGTCGGCTGA
- a CDS encoding STAS domain-containing protein: MEIEIRDRFDQHTIAGVADVLDGAQAIRPHRLVLDLAGCTTIDASAVDLLLATHRRVWHDGGRLILRRPSCRVHRLLALAHIADVIEVELAAEPAVAVSGRAGPDGETQ, translated from the coding sequence GTGGAGATCGAGATCAGGGACCGCTTCGACCAGCACACGATCGCGGGAGTGGCGGACGTCCTCGACGGTGCACAGGCGATCCGGCCGCACCGGCTCGTTCTGGACCTGGCCGGCTGCACCACCATCGACGCGTCTGCGGTCGATCTGCTGCTCGCCACCCACCGCAGGGTCTGGCACGACGGAGGCCGGCTGATTCTGCGACGCCCGTCATGCCGGGTGCATCGCCTGCTCGCCCTCGCCCACATCGCTGATGTCATCGAGGTGGAACTTGCCGCGGAGCCGGCTGTTGCCGTGTCGGGCCGCGCCGGGCCGGACGGAGAGACGCAATGA
- a CDS encoding PRC-barrel domain-containing protein, protein MLADPGDDIRGREVRDRDGEEIGTVDELLIDADEHKVRLLRVKHGGILGIGATAVFIPVDAVTGVTDATVHVGPSRERVTAAPEYDPELTDEPAHYEPLYDYYGYPPYWGPGYIYRGFPPYRM, encoded by the coding sequence ATGCTCGCCGACCCCGGCGACGACATCCGCGGCCGGGAGGTGCGCGACCGCGACGGCGAGGAGATCGGCACGGTCGACGAATTGCTGATCGACGCCGACGAGCACAAGGTGCGCCTCCTGCGCGTCAAGCACGGCGGCATCCTCGGCATCGGCGCCACCGCCGTCTTCATCCCGGTCGACGCCGTCACCGGCGTCACGGACGCCACCGTGCACGTCGGGCCGTCGCGGGAGCGGGTCACGGCCGCACCGGAATACGACCCTGAGCTCACTGACGAGCCGGCCCACTACGAGCCGCTGTACGACTACTACGGCTACCCGCCGTACTGGGGTCCTGGGTACATCTACCGTGGATTCCCGCCGTACCGCATGTGA
- a CDS encoding GlsB/YeaQ/YmgE family stress response membrane protein, with protein MILLPFFLAVTIGLLVGVLGRLATRRRTTVPGPLVIAVSIGAALLGATGAELTGSTALGRLMLPALLAVIGVGLTTIVTQRPRAPR; from the coding sequence ATGATCCTCCTTCCATTCTTTCTGGCGGTGACGATCGGCCTGCTCGTCGGCGTGCTGGGCCGGCTCGCTACCCGGCGTCGTACGACGGTCCCCGGCCCGCTCGTCATCGCGGTGTCGATCGGCGCCGCGTTGCTGGGCGCGACCGGAGCCGAGCTGACCGGCAGCACGGCGCTCGGCCGCCTCATGTTGCCCGCTCTGCTGGCCGTCATCGGAGTCGGCCTGACCACCATCGTCACGCAGCGCCCCCGCGCCCCACGCTGA
- a CDS encoding potassium channel family protein, which produces MASRLALALAALATMTVTVLLDRDGYRDGRDGVVSVLDAMYYAGVSLSTTGYGDIVPVSDSARLVNVVVIMPLRVFFLALLVGTTFEVLTQRTRRRWKLKRWRSRLRGHTVVVGYGIKGRAAISVLRESADTAEQFVVIDVSADAAREATEDGHAAVIGDATRSMILMQAGAGDAARIIVAADRDDTAALVTLSVRQLNPDAPIAVAVRAAENVPLLRRSGATRVITSSEAAGRLLGLSAHSPAASDVIGDLLVQGRGLHLVDRPVREDEIGSSPGQCEDVILAAVRNEALIRYDQIGVFAAGDRLIQVRTRS; this is translated from the coding sequence ATGGCGAGCCGCCTCGCGCTCGCCCTGGCGGCACTGGCGACCATGACCGTCACGGTACTGCTCGACCGCGACGGATACCGCGACGGGCGTGACGGCGTCGTCTCCGTGCTCGACGCGATGTACTACGCGGGAGTGAGCCTGTCGACCACGGGTTACGGCGACATCGTGCCGGTGTCGGACTCGGCCCGCCTGGTCAACGTCGTCGTCATCATGCCACTTCGGGTGTTCTTCCTGGCGTTGCTGGTGGGCACCACGTTCGAGGTGCTGACCCAGCGCACCCGACGTCGGTGGAAGCTGAAGCGTTGGAGGTCGCGGTTGCGCGGGCACACGGTGGTCGTCGGTTACGGCATCAAGGGGCGGGCGGCCATCAGCGTCCTCCGGGAGAGTGCCGACACGGCCGAGCAGTTCGTCGTCATCGACGTCTCGGCGGACGCCGCGCGGGAGGCGACCGAGGACGGTCACGCCGCGGTGATCGGCGACGCGACGCGTTCGATGATCCTGATGCAGGCCGGGGCCGGTGATGCCGCCCGGATCATCGTCGCCGCGGACCGCGACGATACCGCCGCGCTGGTGACGCTCAGCGTGCGGCAGTTGAACCCCGACGCGCCGATCGCCGTGGCGGTCCGGGCCGCCGAGAACGTCCCGCTGCTGCGGCGCAGCGGCGCGACCCGGGTCATCACGTCGTCGGAGGCGGCCGGGCGGCTGCTCGGCTTGTCCGCGCACAGTCCGGCGGCCAGCGATGTGATCGGTGACCTGCTCGTGCAGGGCCGTGGTCTGCACCTGGTCGACCGGCCGGTCCGGGAGGACGAGATCGGCTCGTCGCCCGGACAGTGCGAGGACGTGATCCTCGCCGCCGTGCGGAACGAGGCCCTGATCCGTTATGACCAGATCGGTGTGTTCGCCGCCGGCGACCGGCTGATTCAGGTGCGCACCCGGTCCTGA
- a CDS encoding serine/threonine-protein kinase, whose translation MRCIGDRYRLDAQIGRGGMAVVWRGHDLVLRRTVAVKVWSPASDPEPASARRMRDEAAAAARLSHPRVARIFDYGEDEAWGHTTPYLVLEFIEGETLADRLRRGPLPWAQAARVCAEIAEGLAAAHAAGLVHRDIKPANVMLSAEGAKIIDFGVASPAGRETLDPTGRVWGTLAFLAPEQVHGGPALPSGDVYALAVTLGECLSGRRAAPTSRQRTGPSPAPPHARGLPASVASLHRRCVAADPRARPTASDVAHELRAAVAEHACPAGRTPAARPRRIAGVLAGSAAVVTAAIVAAQIGGTAPDRVRAADDAPAGPACSARYETRRGTDGTFAATLTVTNTGRLALTGWALTFAVPRGHTLTEVRPATAWSQDQRTVRIVAQDRLPVGTAITVRVGGRFDPAVSGLPTGFTIDRTPCGGVRVEVRSREAGVVAPPTRATEDNAVPDPSSVPVGGPLSPSPSAAAPPSSPPPSSPPSSEPEPAESAPATTAPVPSATAPVPSATAPVPSAAPAPPPATQPAPAGSASA comes from the coding sequence ATGAGGTGCATAGGAGACCGGTACCGGTTGGACGCGCAGATCGGGCGCGGTGGCATGGCCGTCGTCTGGCGCGGCCACGACCTCGTATTGCGCCGTACGGTGGCCGTCAAGGTGTGGTCGCCGGCATCGGACCCGGAGCCGGCCTCCGCCCGGCGGATGCGCGACGAGGCCGCCGCCGCGGCGCGGTTGAGCCATCCGCGGGTCGCCCGAATCTTCGACTACGGCGAGGACGAGGCATGGGGCCACACCACTCCGTACCTGGTGCTGGAGTTCATCGAGGGCGAGACGCTGGCCGATCGCCTGCGCCGCGGCCCTCTACCGTGGGCGCAGGCGGCGCGCGTGTGCGCCGAGATCGCCGAAGGGCTGGCAGCGGCGCACGCGGCCGGGCTCGTGCACCGGGACATCAAGCCGGCCAACGTGATGCTCTCCGCGGAGGGCGCGAAAATCATCGACTTCGGTGTAGCGTCACCGGCGGGCCGGGAAACCCTCGACCCGACCGGCCGCGTCTGGGGCACGCTCGCCTTCCTCGCGCCGGAGCAGGTGCACGGCGGACCGGCATTGCCGTCCGGAGACGTCTACGCGCTCGCGGTAACGCTCGGCGAGTGCCTGTCCGGGCGCCGCGCGGCGCCCACATCCCGCCAGCGGACCGGCCCGTCGCCGGCGCCGCCGCACGCGCGAGGACTTCCCGCATCGGTTGCGTCCCTGCACCGGCGCTGCGTCGCAGCGGATCCGCGGGCGCGGCCCACGGCCAGTGATGTCGCGCACGAGCTGCGTGCCGCGGTGGCCGAGCACGCATGTCCGGCCGGGCGTACACCGGCGGCACGCCCGCGACGCATCGCCGGTGTGCTGGCCGGGTCCGCCGCGGTGGTGACCGCGGCCATCGTGGCGGCACAGATCGGTGGTACGGCTCCCGACCGGGTGAGGGCGGCGGACGATGCGCCGGCGGGCCCGGCATGCTCGGCGCGGTACGAAACCCGGCGTGGCACCGACGGCACGTTCGCGGCGACGCTGACGGTGACCAACACCGGCCGCCTCGCGCTGACGGGGTGGGCCCTTACCTTCGCGGTACCGCGCGGGCACACGCTGACCGAGGTGCGGCCTGCGACCGCGTGGTCCCAGGATCAGCGGACGGTACGCATCGTCGCGCAGGATCGGCTGCCGGTGGGCACCGCAATCACGGTACGGGTCGGCGGCCGATTCGATCCGGCCGTGTCCGGCCTGCCCACCGGGTTCACCATTGACCGTACGCCGTGCGGTGGCGTGCGGGTCGAGGTGCGTTCACGCGAGGCGGGCGTCGTGGCGCCGCCGACCCGTGCCACCGAGGACAACGCGGTACCCGACCCGTCTTCCGTGCCGGTCGGCGGGCCGTTGTCGCCTTCGCCCTCGGCGGCTGCACCGCCGTCCTCACCACCACCGTCCTCACCACCATCGTCAGAACCCGAGCCAGCCGAGTCAGCACCTGCGACGACCGCGCCGGTGCCGTCGGCGACCGCGCCGGTGCCGTCGGCGACCGCGCCGGTGCCGTCGGCGGCCCCAGCTCCGCCGCCGGCCACACAGCCGGCTCCGGCTGGGTCCGCGTCGGCCTGA
- a CDS encoding TetR/AcrR family transcriptional regulator, whose protein sequence is MGAAKAERILDASETLLLRFGYRRTTVDDVARQAGVGKGTIYLYWPTKAELFGAVLTRESARMLAEQLARLRNDLAEARLHRLIRHSFRQTVSRPLARSFATQDRDVMGELLAASGSSARFLAGKIDTTAQYLIVLHRHGLLTDDPVADRTVLHRLSATVLGSLFLEGGLGQDDLSVEGRADALATTVRRAFEPEPEPAPEALRAAANQLIELCERWSVDLAGVLRGAWAPQIVPGDEPGRTEP, encoded by the coding sequence ATGGGTGCGGCCAAGGCGGAGCGCATTCTGGACGCGTCGGAAACGCTGCTGCTGCGGTTCGGATACCGCCGCACCACGGTGGACGACGTCGCCCGCCAGGCTGGCGTCGGTAAGGGAACCATCTATCTCTACTGGCCCACCAAGGCGGAGTTGTTCGGGGCCGTCCTCACCCGTGAGTCGGCGCGGATGCTCGCCGAGCAGCTCGCGCGGCTCCGGAACGACCTCGCCGAGGCCCGGCTGCATCGGCTGATCCGTCACTCGTTCCGGCAAACCGTCAGTCGGCCGCTGGCCAGATCCTTCGCCACCCAGGACCGGGACGTGATGGGTGAGCTGCTGGCAGCCAGCGGATCGAGCGCGCGTTTCCTTGCAGGAAAGATCGACACGACGGCGCAGTATCTGATCGTCCTGCACCGCCACGGGCTGCTGACCGACGACCCGGTCGCCGACCGGACGGTCCTGCACCGGCTGTCCGCCACGGTGCTCGGCAGTCTCTTCCTCGAGGGTGGGCTCGGCCAGGACGATCTCAGCGTGGAGGGAAGGGCCGATGCGCTGGCGACCACCGTACGCCGCGCTTTTGAACCGGAACCGGAACCGGCCCCGGAGGCCCTGCGAGCCGCGGCGAACCAGCTGATCGAGTTGTGTGAGCGCTGGTCGGTGGATCTCGCCGGCGTGTTGCGGGGCGCATGGGCGCCCCAGATCGTACCCGGCGACGAACCAGGGAGGACCGAGCCGTGA
- a CDS encoding four-helix bundle copper-binding protein, translating to MTTSTMPMLETYPKGMSLDRAVLAAAIDALIDCAAACTACADACLSEDTVAELTKCVRTNLDCADICGVTARVLSRHTGYDANISRALLEACATACAACADECGGHAGMHEHCRVCADACRACERACRDLLAVMS from the coding sequence ATGACCACATCGACGATGCCGATGCTCGAGACGTACCCGAAGGGCATGAGCCTCGACCGCGCGGTGCTCGCCGCGGCGATCGACGCGCTGATCGACTGCGCCGCCGCCTGCACGGCTTGCGCCGACGCCTGCCTCAGCGAGGACACGGTGGCCGAGCTCACCAAGTGTGTCCGCACCAACCTCGACTGCGCCGATATCTGCGGCGTCACCGCGCGCGTGCTGTCCCGGCACACCGGTTACGACGCGAACATCAGCCGTGCGCTGCTGGAGGCCTGTGCGACGGCCTGCGCCGCCTGCGCCGACGAATGCGGCGGGCACGCCGGTATGCACGAGCACTGCCGGGTCTGCGCCGACGCGTGCCGCGCCTGCGAGCGTGCGTGCCGGGACCTGCTCGCCGTGATGAGCTGA
- a CDS encoding copper chaperone PCu(A)C — translation MWERICRRAAACTLALVLVACGDPQEVLQSGTYGADGRTGDVLLRGVRVQGPDGHRLATGGNATVWLRLINERGSEELLSVSSDTASAVEIRWDRACDGTAETVSSLPLPAAGGVTDDDPAGADEFAPYHLRLVGLTRDVPVGTTVPLTFDFAIAPSVTVEVPVVPDTDVQAYPSTTCSSTG, via the coding sequence ATGTGGGAGAGAATCTGCCGCCGCGCAGCCGCGTGCACGCTCGCCCTCGTGCTGGTCGCCTGCGGTGACCCGCAGGAGGTGCTGCAGAGCGGCACCTACGGGGCCGACGGGCGGACCGGCGACGTGCTGCTGCGCGGAGTACGGGTGCAGGGCCCGGACGGTCACCGGCTCGCGACGGGCGGGAACGCCACGGTGTGGCTGCGCCTGATCAACGAGCGTGGATCCGAGGAGTTGCTGTCCGTCAGCAGCGATACCGCCTCAGCGGTCGAGATCCGATGGGACCGGGCCTGCGACGGGACGGCGGAGACGGTCAGCAGCCTGCCGCTGCCCGCCGCCGGCGGGGTCACCGACGATGACCCCGCCGGCGCCGACGAGTTCGCCCCGTACCATCTGCGCCTGGTCGGTCTGACCCGGGACGTGCCGGTCGGGACGACCGTTCCGCTGACGTTCGACTTCGCGATCGCGCCGTCGGTCACGGTGGAGGTGCCGGTCGTGCCGGACACCGATGTGCAGGCTTACCCCAGCACCACCTGCTCGTCCACGGGATGA
- a CDS encoding BON domain-containing protein → MAALPLPDDGTGEEAPRPRGISGLDVRLTYQVAHDLLADDRTRHERIVVAVRDGVAILSGRAGAEVREVAGGIALRSTGVRNVCKRIDAPDTGVTVERHRFDAIVAGLVSEPPRWARRPPAVSRTGALVTAVLSAAVF, encoded by the coding sequence ATGGCGGCGCTGCCTCTGCCGGACGACGGCACGGGCGAGGAAGCGCCCCGGCCCCGCGGCATATCAGGACTCGACGTACGGCTGACCTACCAGGTCGCGCACGACCTGCTGGCGGACGACCGGACCCGACATGAGCGAATCGTGGTCGCCGTGCGTGATGGTGTCGCCATCCTCAGCGGTCGCGCGGGCGCGGAGGTCCGGGAGGTGGCAGGTGGCATCGCCCTGCGTAGTACCGGGGTCCGTAACGTATGCAAGCGTATCGACGCGCCGGACACCGGTGTCACGGTCGAACGGCATCGATTCGACGCGATCGTGGCCGGACTCGTCTCGGAGCCGCCGCGGTGGGCCCGGCGGCCGCCGGCGGTGTCCCGGACCGGAGCGCTGGTGACGGCGGTCCTGTCGGCCGCCGTGTTCTGA
- a CDS encoding STAS domain-containing protein: protein MTLVIDTHRLPEPDVVIAIEPQGEIGSSDAARLLRERFTMVLAATRPAHIVVDLSAVPSISDSGLLALRTGCEHAAANDTTVAVIAAAPAIRDRLSRHGLDRLLDQPDSR from the coding sequence ATGACACTCGTGATCGATACTCATCGGCTACCCGAGCCGGACGTGGTGATCGCCATCGAGCCGCAGGGCGAGATCGGCTCCTCCGACGCCGCGCGCCTGCTCCGCGAACGATTCACCATGGTCCTGGCCGCAACGCGGCCGGCGCACATCGTCGTGGACCTCAGCGCCGTACCGTCCATCTCCGACAGCGGCCTTCTCGCACTGCGTACCGGATGCGAACACGCCGCAGCCAACGACACGACCGTCGCAGTGATTGCCGCCGCACCGGCGATCCGGGACCGGTTGAGTCGCCACGGGCTCGACCGTCTGCTGGACCAGCCCGATTCGCGTTAG
- a CDS encoding class I SAM-dependent methyltransferase, protein MLYGLAVDYRAEPSILGDSIAAQACDRIDYDFTRLRSRLVSPESMSVKVAARARFFDAWTNDFLAEHERATVLHLGAGLDPRVWRIDPGPGVAWYDVDLPGIVDARRELFPDHANYRLIAASVTEPSWLERIPPEPPVLVIAQGLTMYLRPEDGCTLLRRITDRFARGAVILDTYSKLGVRVVNGMLKRQFGSAMLCWAIDDPRELERAVSPLRCTDVVSATSPAVVDGLPAGTAPRGSRLFARIAELVPPLRDLSLHVRYEFGAADRTTTA, encoded by the coding sequence ATGCTGTACGGGTTGGCCGTGGACTACCGCGCCGAGCCGTCCATCCTCGGTGACTCGATCGCTGCGCAGGCATGCGACCGGATCGACTACGACTTCACTCGCCTGCGCTCGCGGCTGGTCTCACCCGAGAGCATGAGTGTCAAGGTCGCGGCGCGCGCAAGATTCTTCGACGCCTGGACCAACGACTTTCTCGCCGAGCACGAGCGGGCCACCGTGCTGCACCTCGGCGCGGGCTTGGACCCGAGGGTGTGGCGGATCGATCCGGGACCCGGTGTAGCGTGGTACGACGTCGACCTTCCCGGAATCGTCGACGCCCGCCGGGAGCTCTTTCCCGATCACGCGAACTACCGGCTGATCGCGGCGTCGGTCACCGAGCCGAGCTGGCTGGAGCGGATCCCGCCCGAACCGCCGGTCCTCGTCATCGCCCAAGGACTCACGATGTACCTGCGGCCCGAGGACGGGTGCACGCTCTTGCGGAGGATCACCGACCGCTTCGCCCGTGGGGCCGTCATCCTCGATACGTACAGCAAGCTGGGCGTACGCGTCGTCAACGGCATGCTGAAACGCCAGTTCGGTTCGGCGATGCTGTGCTGGGCCATCGACGACCCGCGCGAACTCGAACGAGCCGTGTCGCCCCTACGCTGCACCGACGTGGTCAGTGCGACGTCCCCGGCGGTGGTCGACGGACTGCCTGCCGGCACGGCACCGCGCGGCTCCCGCCTCTTCGCTCGCATCGCCGAGCTGGTTCCACCGCTGCGCGATCTCAGCCTGCACGTCCGTTACGAATTCGGGGCGGCGGACCGGACAACCACGGCATAG
- a CDS encoding glycoside hydrolase family 15 protein gives MPGRIEDYAVIGDLQTAALIGRDGSVDWLCLPRFDSPACFAALLHDESAGHWRIGPAEGGPATRRRYRENTLVLETEWDTPDGTVRVTDCMPPRGEAADLVRVVEGLDGAVSMRMDLVLRLDYGHVVPWVRRHDGDLAAIAGPDTIWLHTDAPVHGQDHRTVADFTVGAGQTVRFVLTHQASHLPRPQPVEAHTAIESTDRFWRDWMDRCTYDGRWPEAVRRALITLKALTYAPTGGILAAATTSLPEQLGGTRNWDYRYCWLRDSTFTLQALLGTGYRDEARAWREWLLRAVAGDPATLQIMYGLDGTRRIPEQTLPWLSGYEGSAPVRVGNAAADQLQLDVWGEVLDGLHLSRESGVAANETAWDLQRALLDFLEGNWEQPDNSLWEVRGPRRHFVHSKVMAWAGFDRAVKAVHHHGLDGPADRWLAIRDRIHADVCARGFDPERNTFTQFYGSTGLDAALLLLPRVGFLPWDDPRVTGTVDAVRRELCVDGLVMRYHPQQDDNVDGLPGTEGAFLACSFWLVDALHATGRRREATDLFERLLGLRNDVGLLAEEYDPVSGRQLGNTPQAFSLVGLVNSARELSGTATRTTASATDQHTGPS, from the coding sequence ATGCCGGGACGTATCGAGGACTATGCCGTCATCGGTGATCTGCAGACGGCCGCGCTGATCGGCCGGGACGGATCCGTCGACTGGCTCTGCCTGCCGCGGTTCGACTCCCCCGCCTGTTTCGCCGCACTGCTGCACGACGAGTCCGCCGGCCACTGGCGTATCGGCCCTGCGGAAGGCGGCCCGGCGACGCGCCGCCGCTACCGCGAGAACACGCTGGTCCTGGAGACGGAATGGGACACTCCCGACGGTACGGTACGCGTCACCGACTGCATGCCGCCGCGCGGAGAGGCCGCCGATCTGGTCCGCGTGGTCGAGGGCCTCGACGGCGCGGTGTCCATGCGCATGGACCTGGTACTGCGTCTCGACTACGGACACGTCGTACCGTGGGTCCGGCGCCACGACGGCGATCTCGCCGCGATCGCCGGACCGGACACGATCTGGCTGCACACGGATGCGCCCGTACACGGGCAGGACCACCGCACCGTCGCGGACTTCACCGTCGGCGCGGGACAGACCGTCCGATTCGTCCTCACCCATCAGGCATCGCACCTGCCCCGGCCTCAGCCGGTCGAGGCGCACACAGCGATCGAGAGCACCGACCGCTTCTGGCGGGACTGGATGGACCGCTGCACCTACGACGGCCGCTGGCCCGAGGCCGTGCGCCGCGCGCTGATCACGCTGAAGGCGCTCACCTACGCCCCGACCGGCGGGATCCTCGCCGCCGCGACCACGTCGCTGCCCGAGCAGCTCGGCGGCACCCGCAACTGGGACTACCGGTACTGCTGGCTACGCGACTCCACGTTCACGTTGCAGGCATTGCTCGGCACCGGATACCGGGACGAGGCACGCGCCTGGCGGGAATGGCTGCTGCGGGCCGTCGCCGGTGACCCGGCCACCCTGCAGATCATGTACGGCCTCGACGGCACCCGGCGCATCCCCGAGCAGACCTTGCCCTGGCTGTCCGGATACGAGGGATCCGCACCCGTCCGGGTCGGCAACGCCGCTGCGGACCAGCTCCAGCTGGACGTATGGGGCGAGGTCCTGGACGGTCTGCATCTGAGCCGCGAATCCGGGGTCGCCGCGAACGAGACCGCTTGGGACCTGCAACGGGCCCTGCTCGACTTCCTGGAGGGCAACTGGGAACAGCCCGACAACAGCCTCTGGGAGGTACGCGGGCCGCGCCGGCACTTCGTCCACTCCAAGGTCATGGCCTGGGCCGGCTTCGACCGGGCCGTCAAGGCGGTACACCACCACGGCCTCGACGGCCCCGCCGACCGCTGGCTGGCAATCCGTGACCGCATCCACGCCGACGTGTGCGCCCGGGGCTTCGACCCGGAACGCAACACGTTCACGCAGTTCTACGGTTCCACCGGGCTGGACGCCGCTCTGCTACTCCTGCCCCGCGTCGGTTTCCTGCCCTGGGACGACCCACGGGTGACCGGCACCGTCGACGCCGTACGCCGCGAACTCTGCGTGGACGGGCTGGTGATGCGATACCACCCGCAGCAGGACGACAACGTCGACGGTCTCCCGGGCACCGAAGGTGCCTTCCTGGCGTGCAGCTTCTGGCTCGTCGACGCGCTCCACGCCACCGGGCGGCGCCGCGAGGCCACGGACCTCTTCGAACGGCTGCTCGGCCTGCGCAACGACGTCGGCCTGCTCGCCGAGGAGTACGACCCGGTCTCCGGACGTCAGCTGGGCAACACGCCACAGGCGTTCAGTCTCGTCGGCCTGGTCAACTCCGCCCGCGAACTCTCCGGCACCGCCACCCGCACCACGGCCAGCGCCACCGACCAGCACACCGGCCCCTCCTGA